The region AACAAGGTTAAATCGCTGATGTCTGTAGCTTCGGACAAATCACAATCGACATTTCCTGTTGAGTTTACACAACAGGAGGTGAAGACGCACTCATCGGGGATACCGTTATTGTCGCTATCCATCGAATAGTTTACAGCGATATCGCAGAAATCAAGTCTCATATTTTGATTGCAGTCATAGGCGGAACCGGGCATGAATGCCAAACCCGAAGGAGACACAAGATTCACATCGCCTCGAACAAAAGCGCGGTAATATCTGCCATTGGACATTACGTATTCGAGAACTCGTGGAACCCCGCCGCCGGATCGAACAACAAAAAGATTGCCGTTAGGTCCAACGGCAATACTCCAAGGATTTGTTAATTCTACTGTATCATTGAACTTCTGGACAAATGTTCCAGATGAGCTGTATTCGAGAATTTCATTCCCCCAATAGCTGCCCACTAAAAGATGATTGTCACTTGGTCTGAATGCAAGGCCGCGAGGGCCATTCAAGCCGCCAGAACCAGATGTTACAAAGCTGCCGATGAAAGTGCCGGTGCCACCGTCATATTGAAGCACGGCGTTGCTGGAACTCGCAACGAAGAGGTTTCCGTTTGGACCAAAGATAAGGGCGAAAGGATTGCTCAGGCCGCCTGAGCCGGATGAAACAAAGTCACTCAGATACGCGCCAGTCACACCGTTGAATCGTTTAATACTATTCGAACCGGTATCGGAAACCAGAAGATCGCCGTTGCCAGCAAATACAAGGGCAGAGGGGCCGAGCAAAGTAGCGCCCGAAGTAAAGACCGATGCGCTGCTCGTATACGGATTAATCTTCATTACTGATTGAGCGGCAACGTCGGCCACGAAAATCGAACGGTCCAAGCCTATTGCTACTCCAAGCGGTGCTGCGAGTGAAATATCGGCAAGAGTTTGAATGCCGACTCCGGAAGCCCGGTGATACTCCCGAAGGTATCCTGCGTCTCTATCTGATACAAAAAGATTGAATTGGCGCTGCATGTCGAGAAAGTCAGTCTGGCTGTTCTGGTTACAATCCTGGCAATCGTCAGGAATCGTATTTCGGTCAATATCGATAGAAAGGTCGGTGACAATTTCTGCAAAATCCGGAACAAGGTCGCCGTCGCAGTCAGGGTCACAATTATCAGGAAGATTGTTGCCGTCGTCATCGGTGACAGTACCGAGGCGGATTTCCATTTCGTCCGGAAGACTGTTGGCATTGCAGTTCTGCTCGCAAACATCGAGGACGCCGTTAAGATTTATATCGCTGAAGCCATTCACGATATCCAAGGGATCAAGCATGCCGTTATTGTTACAGTCCTCGCATTCGTCGGGAATACCATTGAAATTGCCATCTGAACTGGTGGCAAGCTCAATGTCCTGCGCGTCATCGATATTATTTTCGTTGCAGTCAAACGGATGGCATCCGGCCGTCATAATTTGGGAATCGACTATAGCTTCGACCCGCCGGTGCATGTGCATGTCCGTATTCATGATATATCCGGGATACGTATGACAATAACTCATAATTGTTCCGCGTGAAGCGATTCCGTTTCCGCAATCGTCAATGTGTGGGTCATACTGAGCATCGTGGGTATGCCCGGTACCGAGGTTATGTCCCATCTCATGGGCGGTGACAATTATATCCCAGTTACCATTGTCCGGGGAAACGACCGGGCTTGCGAAACTTCCATTGAGAAATCCATCGATCCCATAGGCAAAACTTCCGCAGGTGCCCGATAGAAAGGCTATCCCGCCGTAAGGGAGACCCCTTCGCCCACTGAAGAGATGAGTAAGATGGAGGCCTGACGTATCTTCATTTGCAACCCAATAATCTCGAAAGCCGCCGATATCAGCGGCCGAAAAGGGTTCTCCTCCGTTCGGCCAAAGCCTGACAAAATCGAGCGCGAGTCTGAGGTTTATATCCCGAGTATATATTGCGCTCACAGCCCCAAGCAATTGAACTATATAGGCTGCGGCGGCCGTCTGATCGGGGAAAATCGCCACAAAAGCCGAGTCAGCATCTATAGCGACTCTGGCTAATCGCACACCCGCCGCTGTAACAGATGAAGCTGAAGAAAAGTCTCTGCGAGGCAAAACCGAAAGATCCTCTGACAGTCCACACACCGAAACCCCTTCGGGAAGTTCAAAACCGGACAACATTTCTTTGACAATAACAGGTGGGAAGGACGATTTTTCGAATTGATTCATGTCACTCGACATGGAGTAGTCAAGTCCGCCAGATCGGTCAACGAATCCGTTTACGATCCCATCCGATGAAACTGAAAAATAGACCAGGGAATTGGGCTCGGATTGAATCTGACCGGTAAACAATTGAACCTCAGGAGCCGAGAGTGGGGATTGAATTCTGTTCAGATTGCTGAAGAATCTGGCATCGGGGGTTGTTATAATGGTACGTTCCAATTCAAGAGTCAGCACGGAATTGCTACCTGTTGGAAGTTCCAAAAGACGGGACGAGTTTCCTGTCACCGCATCATGATATAAATTGGCGGAGGCTGCAAGCTCTACTTGTCCGATCGATTCATTCGCGACAGTAAAAGGTCTGAACGAGTGGGCCGTTGTCGCGGAAAAAGTTGTTTTGATTGGTGAGGCTTGGGAGGAATGAATAAACACAAGACAGATAAGTGTGAGGGCGGAATTGGCGGCATTCATGAAAGTGGTACCTGCTTTCAAGCTTTTTCTAAATCATACGAGCGCACTCACAAAACAAAAGTGCAATAGTAGGAATCTGCTGAGTCAACCTGCCAGACCTCATTCAGTTACCCGCTTTGGGGGAGTATCATTTTTAGGTCGGGCTACCAGTGAGATGAATATACAAAATTCATGTGGCTTTGTCAATGCCGGATAGATGAAAAAGACAGTATTATCGTAGAATTATAATCAATTTTCAATGAGCGTGAGCAGTGCGCCGCTATTGGCGGAGGCCAATGAGGAAATCCCATATTCGGTCATCACAGCACCTCGTCCCAGGAGGGGCTTATCGCAAAAGCCGCATTTATTTGTCCGACATGTGAGTATGCTTGCGGAAAATGGGATGGCCGCAATAGTTCGGGTTCGCTCGTATCCGGTGGAATATACTTTTACCGAATAAAAGCTGGAGATTTTGTCGCAAGTAAGAAGATGGTATTATTGAAGTAAACTCAAGCCCAACTCCCCGCAAGCAGGCCTGTTGTAAACAAACAGGCCTGCTTTTTTTTAGTTACCGTGGCGACAAAGTCAATCTATTCAATTCCGCCTCCTCGCCTTGCCATCCCAACCCCAATTCCCACTTTTTCTAACTCCTTGTATAATCGGGCGCCGCATACTATTATAACGCCATTGAAAAAACACTAAACAACGAAAGCAACTCACACACCACATGGCTAATGGCGAACTTAACTGGATAGCAAACTTCATCTGGGGCATTGCCGATGATGTGCTTCGAGATTTATACGTGCGCGGCAAATACCGCGACGTCATCCTGCCTATGATGGTCATCCGTCGTTTGGATGCCGTTCTCGAGCCGACCCAAAAAGGCTGTGCTCAACATGAAGGCCAATCTGGACCGCTCAAAAATAGCCAACCAGGATGCCGCCTTGCGCAAAGCATCAGGACAGGCGTTTTACAACGCCTCGCAATTTACCCTACGTGACCTGAAATCTCGCGCCAGCAGGCAGCAGCTCAGAGCCGATTTTGAAGCCTACCTCGACGGCTTTTCACCCAACGTACAGGAGATTATCGACAACTTCAAATTCCGCAACCAGATCCCCGACCTCATCAAATCCGACGGGCTTGGATTTTTGATTGAAAAGTTTCTGGATCCGCGCATCAACCTCAGTCCCAACCCGGTCATGGCCGATGAAATTTCCCTTCTCAGCGGTTGCTTCTATGCGCCCATCGCTTTTTGAAGATTCTCCGATACTGCTGACCAGTTGACAACATTCCACCACGCTTGAATATAATCCGGCCTTTTGTTTTGGTACTTTATATAGTAGGCGTGTTCCCAGACATCAATTCCCAGAATCGGCGTCGCTCCCCAGAGGGCGAGATCATGTTGCTTTTCGGCCTGACAAATAATGAGCCGCTGGTCTGATGGCCGATAATGAAGAAGCGCCCAGCCGCTTCCCTCGACTCGCGAAGCCGCCGCAGTGAACTGTTTACGAAACAAATCCACCGATCCGAAATCGACAGAAAGTTTTATAGAAAGAACATCGCTTGGCTCGCCCCCGCCTCCGTTTCCAGTCGGCGCCATCACTTTCCAGAACATCGAGTGCAGGTAATGGCCGCCATAGTTGAAAGACAACTGTCTTGACCAATGCTGGATGAGATTGAAATCGCCGGTCGAACGAGCCTTGGCCAGCTCGACTTCGGCCTGGTTCAAATTTGTCACGTACGACTGATGATGTTTGCCATGATGGATCTCCATTGTAGTGGCGTCGATATGCGGTTCAAGCGCATTAAAGTCGTATGGAAGCGTGGGCAGTTGATGAACCGTCACCTCGCCTTGTGTTGACGTCGATTCGCTTTCGGAACTGGTACCATTATTGGCGGCTGTCTGTGCCGAAAGCAGGGGAGAGGCCAGTGCGGCTCCGGCGGCAATTGCACCACCTGCAATTTTAAGGAAATCTCTTCGTTCTTGTGTCATTTTTACCTCCATGTCTTCAATTGATAAATAAAAGTACCTGTTATACTAATTAGTGTGGGAACGGCGAGCAAGTCCCTAACTCATTTATTTGTTACAGTTTCAGAGTGTAAAATTCTAACCGAAATCTGCCCGGTTTTGTGGGGAACTTACGGCAGGTTTCTCGGTTTAACCATCTCGAAAGCAAGAACTAATAGAATTTAACTTCTGTCAGGATATTGGTATCAGCAAATATTTATGCTGATGTACGCCGGGAAGCGATAGTATAGTTGTCCGAATGAAAAGATTGGCTTATCTCGTCTTAATCGCTATTGCATTAGGATTATTTTCCACTCAAACAGTATCCTCCGAACCGACGCGTGTCGGGCATGTTGAGGCTGAGCTAATCTCCGAACTTACATCTTTGCAGCCGGGTCAGACAACATGGCTCGCGCTACGGTTCACTATAGATCCTGAGTGGCACTTGTATTGGAAGAATCCAGGTGATGCCGGACTGCCGCCCAAGGTAAAGTGGGTGCTTCCAACGGGCTTTGAAGCTGGTGAATTGCAGTTCCCGTATCCCGAGCGCTTCGATATGCCCCCTTTGGTCAGCTTTAGTTACGAAAAAGAGCTTATTCTTCCCGTTAAAATAACTGTTCCTAAGATGTTAGGACTAAATGCTCAAGTGACGCTTCAAGCTGATGTGACTTGGCTTGTTTGTAAAGAATCCTGTATCCCCGGAAAAACCTCTTTGACATTGACCTTACCAGTTCAATCCGAAGTGCCAAAATTTGATGATCGCTGGATCGCCGCCTTCAATGACACAAGATTTGACTTGCCGATTGTTTTGCCCGATTGGAAACTCGGCGCACATTTCAAAGACAGCGCGTTTGTCCTCTCTATCACTGCACCCACTGGTTCAGAGACAAAAGTGGCGGATATTATCTTTTTCCCCGAAGAGCAGGAACTCTTAGACTACTCTGCGGCGCAGGTACTTACTCCAATGGGTGAAGGCTACTCTCTGAAATTGAAACGATCGCCGATGAATCTTGAATTGCCCGAACGGTTAACTGGAATATTGGTCAATGAGCATGGCTGGCGTGGGGAAGGATCGGAGAAGGCGCTCGTTGTTGATGTCTCCCTCTCTGAACCAGAGCAGATCACAGGCGCGGCTTCGAAAATATCCGGACCGCTCCAAGCCCTCCTTTTTTCATTTATTGGAGGATTGATTCTCAATTTAATGCCGTGCGTCCTTCCGGTTCTTTCCCTTAAGATATTTGGTTTTGTGAAACAGGCCGGAGAGGATAAGAGCAAAGTGCTCAACCATGGCTTAACCTTTACAGCCGGCGTCCTTATTTCATTCTGGATTTTGGCTGGAGCTTTATTGCTTCTCCGGGCCGGGGGCGAACAACTTGGCTGGGGCTTCCAACTGCAGTCGCCGACTTTTGTTGTAATTATTTCAGCCTTCATGTTTCTATTCGCCTTAAATCTGTTGGGTGTATTCGAAATTGGAACTTCATTGACTGCGGTCGGTGGAGCCTCGGCCTCGCGCACTGGTTATAGCGGCTCGTTTCTCAACGGTGTGACTGCTACCATAGTTGCAACACCCTGCACCGCTCCGTTCA is a window of Candidatus Zixiibacteriota bacterium DNA encoding:
- a CDS encoding M12 family metallo-peptidase, whose translation is MNAANSALTLICLVFIHSSQASPIKTTFSATTAHSFRPFTVANESIGQVELAASANLYHDAVTGNSSRLLELPTGSNSVLTLELERTIITTPDARFFSNLNRIQSPLSAPEVQLFTGQIQSEPNSLVYFSVSSDGIVNGFVDRSGGLDYSMSSDMNQFEKSSFPPVIVKEMLSGFELPEGVSVCGLSEDLSVLPRRDFSSASSVTAAGVRLARVAIDADSAFVAIFPDQTAAAAYIVQLLGAVSAIYTRDINLRLALDFVRLWPNGGEPFSAADIGGFRDYWVANEDTSGLHLTHLFSGRRGLPYGGIAFLSGTCGSFAYGIDGFLNGSFASPVVSPDNGNWDIIVTAHEMGHNLGTGHTHDAQYDPHIDDCGNGIASRGTIMSYCHTYPGYIMNTDMHMHRRVEAIVDSQIMTAGCHPFDCNENNIDDAQDIELATSSDGNFNGIPDECEDCNNNGMLDPLDIVNGFSDINLNGVLDVCEQNCNANSLPDEMEIRLGTVTDDDGNNLPDNCDPDCDGDLVPDFAEIVTDLSIDIDRNTIPDDCQDCNQNSQTDFLDMQRQFNLFVSDRDAGYLREYHRASGVGIQTLADISLAAPLGVAIGLDRSIFVADVAAQSVMKINPYTSSASVFTSGATLLGPSALVFAGNGDLLVSDTGSNSIKRFNGVTGAYLSDFVSSGSGGLSNPFALIFGPNGNLFVASSSNAVLQYDGGTGTFIGSFVTSGSGGLNGPRGLAFRPSDNHLLVGSYWGNEILEYSSSGTFVQKFNDTVELTNPWSIAVGPNGNLFVVRSGGGVPRVLEYVMSNGRYYRAFVRGDVNLVSPSGLAFMPGSAYDCNQNMRLDFCDIAVNYSMDSDNNGIPDECVFTSCCVNSTGNVDCDLSEATDISDLTLLIDHLFISLSPLCCSAEANIDGDNQQVIDIADLTSLIDHLFISLVPTSLCQ
- a CDS encoding superoxide dismutase, whose protein sequence is MTQERRDFLKIAGGAIAAGAALASPLLSAQTAANNGTSSESESTSTQGEVTVHQLPTLPYDFNALEPHIDATTMEIHHGKHHQSYVTNLNQAEVELAKARSTGDFNLIQHWSRQLSFNYGGHYLHSMFWKVMAPTGNGGGGEPSDVLSIKLSVDFGSVDLFRKQFTAAASRVEGSGWALLHYRPSDQRLIICQAEKQHDLALWGATPILGIDVWEHAYYIKYQNKRPDYIQAWWNVVNWSAVSENLQKAMGA
- a CDS encoding protein-disulfide reductase DsbD family protein, whose translation is MKRLAYLVLIAIALGLFSTQTVSSEPTRVGHVEAELISELTSLQPGQTTWLALRFTIDPEWHLYWKNPGDAGLPPKVKWVLPTGFEAGELQFPYPERFDMPPLVSFSYEKELILPVKITVPKMLGLNAQVTLQADVTWLVCKESCIPGKTSLTLTLPVQSEVPKFDDRWIAAFNDTRFDLPIVLPDWKLGAHFKDSAFVLSITAPTGSETKVADIIFFPEEQELLDYSAAQVLTPMGEGYSLKLKRSPMNLELPERLTGILVNEHGWRGEGSEKALVVDVSLSEPEQITGAASKISGPLQALLFSFIGGLILNLMPCVLPVLSLKIFGFVKQAGEDKSKVLNHGLTFTAGVLISFWILAGALLLLRAGGEQLGWGFQLQSPTFVVIISAFMFLFALNLLGVFEIGTSLTAVGGASASRTGYSGSFLNGVTATIVATPCTAPFMGPALGYALTQPPWLSMLIFTFVGLGMSSPYIILSASPRLLKFLPKPGQWMESLKQFMGFLLMATVLFLAYILGAQVGLIGVLFLFAGLLILAIAAWVYGRWGHFAASARSKLIASVTTVVLIAIGLGLTLSFVSSSEPTTLQAATGLPWEVYSPERLAELRQSNTPVFIDFTAAWCLSCQVNERVALHSQEIVDKFASLGVVPLKADWTNRSEQITQALAQFNRNSVPLYILYDKNNKSPIILPEILTPGIVMDALNNLSQ